The following are encoded in a window of Rubellicoccus peritrichatus genomic DNA:
- a CDS encoding glycosyltransferase family 1 protein, which produces MNILEARKNQGQVNHITGDVHYIALGLDPGKTILTIHDAALLDRLTGFSRTIYTLFWFSWPLRRVARVTVVSEATKKYLSTKLGLSEDVFYVIPDCIDPSFTFSEKVFPKSTPRVLQVGVARNKNIERVAEALKSVDCELRIIGRLSEAQRRILKRFGIRYTAVSGLSIEELVAEYRNCDLLVFASTFEGFGMPIVEAQAIGRPVVTSNCSSMPEVAGNGACFVDPYDAISIRKGIIKVFGDEGYRKHLIEEGCKNASKYSSRRIANLYASLYREVLGSSPKTVHQR; this is translated from the coding sequence TTGAATATTTTGGAAGCAAGAAAAAACCAAGGACAAGTTAATCATATTACAGGGGATGTTCATTACATTGCTCTAGGCTTAGATCCTGGGAAGACTATTTTGACAATTCATGATGCTGCCCTGCTTGATCGTCTTACTGGCTTTTCACGTACTATTTATACCCTGTTTTGGTTTAGCTGGCCATTGCGAAGAGTTGCACGGGTAACAGTTGTCTCTGAAGCGACCAAGAAGTATTTAAGCACTAAGTTAGGTTTGTCGGAGGATGTGTTTTACGTGATTCCTGACTGTATTGATCCTAGTTTTACTTTTTCAGAAAAAGTATTTCCTAAAAGCACTCCGCGGGTATTACAGGTTGGTGTAGCGAGGAATAAAAATATTGAGCGTGTTGCAGAAGCGCTTAAAAGCGTTGACTGCGAATTAAGAATAATAGGTAGGTTATCAGAGGCGCAACGACGAATCTTGAAGAGGTTTGGTATTCGATATACGGCTGTAAGTGGACTAAGTATTGAGGAATTGGTTGCAGAATATAGAAACTGTGATCTCTTGGTCTTTGCATCAACTTTTGAGGGATTTGGTATGCCAATTGTAGAGGCTCAAGCTATTGGGCGTCCTGTTGTTACTAGTAACTGTTCTTCGATGCCTGAAGTTGCCGGGAATGGGGCTTGTTTTGTAGATCCATATGATGCGATTTCCATTCGGAAAGGAATTATCAAGGTATTTGGAGATGAAGGGTATCGGAAGCACTTAATTGAAGAAGGTTGTAAGAATGCTTCAAAATACTCTTCACGCCGAATTGCGAATCTATACGCATCTCTTTATCGTGAGGTATTAGGTTCTTCCCCCAAAACAGTCCACCAACGGTAG
- a CDS encoding class I SAM-dependent methyltransferase has translation MREAQVSSDYEHYREWKGWGGGLGLEKWKDRYFAGEIQRAGLEKSATILEIGFGDGEFLGWARKNGFNATGIEIIPQLVEVALSNGFDAHLYDIVSQDSDSKNPLSGRHYDAVFAFDVVEHLTPNQAKVLFQKLAKMLRPGGRVILRFPNGESLFYIPVQNGDYTHRMHVCQLKLEHLCLGTGLKLMKYSNAYRVANKRSTAWMKYLFFLFRDLVEIFIGYLYYNRRRPLDPVATAVLILCEE, from the coding sequence ATGCGTGAAGCTCAAGTTTCATCTGACTACGAACATTATCGCGAATGGAAGGGCTGGGGTGGTGGGCTTGGTCTCGAAAAATGGAAGGATCGTTATTTCGCGGGTGAAATTCAGCGTGCCGGTTTAGAAAAATCTGCTACAATACTTGAGATTGGTTTTGGGGACGGAGAATTTTTGGGATGGGCTCGAAAAAACGGATTTAATGCCACTGGTATCGAAATAATACCTCAATTGGTCGAAGTGGCTTTGTCGAATGGCTTTGATGCGCACCTCTACGATATCGTATCTCAGGATTCCGATTCCAAAAATCCTCTGTCGGGACGACATTATGATGCCGTTTTCGCCTTTGATGTTGTCGAGCACCTTACGCCTAATCAGGCTAAGGTTCTATTTCAAAAACTAGCTAAAATGTTGCGTCCAGGTGGACGAGTAATTTTGCGTTTTCCGAATGGTGAAAGTCTATTTTATATTCCTGTCCAGAATGGAGATTATACCCATAGAATGCATGTTTGTCAGCTTAAGCTTGAACATTTATGCCTTGGCACTGGCTTGAAGTTGATGAAGTATTCGAATGCTTATAGGGTTGCAAATAAGCGTTCGACAGCATGGATGAAATATCTTTTTTTCCTATTTCGTGATCTTGTGGAAATTTTTATCGGCTATCTCTATTATAATCGCCGTCGGCCATTAGATCCAGTTGCGACAGCTGTTTTGATTTTGTGTGAAGAGTAA